A DNA window from Chitinibacter fontanus contains the following coding sequences:
- a CDS encoding HD-GYP domain-containing protein, translating into MSQSLKLAELLGALSYALDMTEGQPEGHCVRCCWIGVHIGKQIGMSEQALWELYYTLLLKDLGCSSNAARICELYLTDDQSFKRDFKLVGTNLSQVLGFVFEHTGRNESWTKRLTAILNIMRNGDTIAQELIQTRCDRGARIARQLRFPESVALGIHSLDEHWNGGGRPDGLQGADIPLNARIALLAQVIDVFHFSNGRDAALAEVRHRTEVWFDPLLVAAFEVVAKDAAFWQTLSDPDIASAVLELEPAQFTVPLDDEYMDEIASAFGQVVDAKSPFTAGHSERVGFYADLIAQELGLEDRRRKWVKRAALLHDVGKLGVSSSILEKPGKLTDDEFRAVQQHARLSEEILGKIAQFADLAFVAGSHHERLDGKGYPRGLSAPDIRLETRIITVADIFDAISAERPYHAANSPEKTIQIMSGMVGNAIDADCFAALKAVLERELASAQQGSVAVV; encoded by the coding sequence ATGAGCCAATCTCTAAAGCTTGCTGAATTGCTGGGCGCTTTGTCCTATGCGCTGGATATGACCGAAGGTCAGCCCGAAGGGCATTGTGTGCGCTGTTGCTGGATCGGCGTGCATATCGGCAAGCAGATCGGCATGAGCGAGCAGGCCTTGTGGGAGCTGTATTACACGCTGCTGCTCAAAGATTTGGGCTGTAGCAGCAATGCAGCGCGAATTTGCGAGCTATATCTCACCGATGACCAAAGCTTCAAGCGGGATTTCAAGCTGGTCGGCACCAATCTGTCGCAAGTGCTGGGCTTTGTGTTCGAGCACACCGGGCGCAATGAAAGCTGGACTAAACGACTGACTGCCATCTTAAATATCATGCGCAATGGCGACACGATTGCGCAGGAGCTGATCCAGACGCGCTGCGATCGGGGCGCGCGAATTGCACGGCAATTGCGCTTTCCCGAATCGGTGGCGCTGGGCATTCATTCGCTGGATGAGCACTGGAATGGCGGCGGGCGGCCAGATGGTTTGCAGGGCGCGGATATTCCGCTTAATGCCCGCATCGCCTTGCTGGCCCAAGTGATCGATGTGTTTCATTTTTCCAATGGCCGCGATGCCGCTTTGGCCGAGGTGCGTCACCGCACCGAAGTCTGGTTTGACCCCTTGCTGGTGGCAGCGTTTGAAGTGGTGGCCAAAGACGCCGCGTTTTGGCAGACGTTGAGCGATCCCGACATCGCCAGCGCTGTGCTGGAGCTGGAGCCCGCGCAATTTACGGTGCCGCTCGATGATGAATATATGGATGAAATTGCGTCGGCATTTGGTCAGGTGGTCGATGCCAAAAGCCCATTTACTGCTGGCCATAGCGAGCGCGTGGGGTTTTATGCAGATCTAATCGCGCAGGAATTAGGCCTGGAAGACCGTCGCCGTAAGTGGGTAAAGCGTGCAGCGCTATTGCACGATGTTGGCAAGCTCGGCGTTAGTAGCAGCATTTTAGAAAAGCCTGGCAAGCTCACTGATGACGAGTTTCGCGCGGTGCAGCAGCATGCGCGCTTAAGCGAAGAAATTTTGGGCAAAATCGCGCAATTTGCTGATTTGGCATTTGTGGCTGGCTCGCACCACGAGCGGCTCGATGGTAAAGGCTACCCGCGTGGCTTGAGTGCGCCCGACATTCGGCTGGAAACGCGCATTATCACCGTGGCCGATATTTTTGACGCCATCAGCGCGGAGCGCCCCTATCACGCCGCCAATTCACCAGAAAAAACCATCCAGATTATGAGCGGCATGGTCGGCAATGCCATTGATGCCGATTGTTTTGCCGCGCTCAAGGCGGTGCTAGAGCGTGAGTTGGCTAGTGCGCAGCAGGGTAGTGTTGCAGTTGTGTGA